tgggaaaaaaaactgatctgggggaaaaaaaagctaTCCGTTTGTATACGGCTTatgccggattctaacaacgctactATGAAagtacccctatgtaaaaatactTTGTGTTTCAATTCAGTTTGCTAAATATTTGAATGTAAACAATGAATGTCGCCATTCACTGCCAGCAAGTAGAGGATAAAAAACCCATCCTGTCTGACTCCACCTGTCGCCAAACACTGATACATTCTAACAGCTCCACCAGCAGTGGCAGCAGAAGGGGGTTCACAGCCTCTGAATGTAAACAAGACTGTACTCTCTGACAGCAAGCATAGATCTTGAAAATGGCAAGGCATCTAAAAAACAAGTCTACTAAAATCTCCAGGAGTTTTCATCCCATAATGACTGGTCTGGCCCTTTCATTTGCTGGTTTTGATATGTACTCCTAGAATCCTAAAATACGACTGTGCAGGAAAATCTGCCGTAACCAAGAGCCACCGTCCAGACAAACCAGCAACAGCTGACTGGTGGCACTGGTTACAGCCACTCGCTGCCTCCTGCACCATAACGAATACAGACCTCCTCAGCTCTGACAGCTTACGCAGCATTGTATCCAACAGGACTGCCACTTGGATTTTGTGCCAGGAGACCACCATCATTCATACCGCTAATATACACAGCTATTTACAAATGGTAGAAAAACTGTTTTCAGTGCTTCGTCCAGCGGGGATATTGCAAAAAGACTCCACACAACCTCCACCTCGATGTTCTCGCCATTATCCATCTGGTACCTGTCAAGTTTTTCCACTCTACTGAATAAATTAATGTAATGCAATCTCTGTAGCAGGCCAGCTGTGTCAGGAAGGtctggaactacaagtcccagcatggcACAAATGTGGGACTTGTAGTTCGAGAACTGCAGAGGGAAGGCAGTAGTCATGACGCCGCTCCCCACATTTAAGGCACAAGTGGAATCTTCGATGATGGGTCAGTACCGTTTCTTAAAGTCCACCTGAGAGATTTCTTCTGTTCCATGTAATTTCTATTATTGATATAAAAGTTTCCATGACACAAGTGCGCAGAGACGACGACAATGCAGGTTTCAATGTATGACCTCTGCGGGAATTTTTAACACAAAGAGCCCTCCGAATATTCAAGGGGTTATTGGCACCAGATGGAAACACTTGGATCATGTCTATGGTTATTTCTTGATCAGAGTTCCTAACTTCCCCAGCAGTTTGCCCACTTTTTTATCCTTCGAGTCATCCTCGATTTCCTCCGCTTGGTTAGGTTCTTCCTTTTTGCAGAACACTTCAAACCTACTATAGACTCGTTTTTCCTTCCGGATACTCTCCATCCGCTTTAGCAGGTTATCTCTGTCCTCTGGAGAAGTCTGAGAAGGTCGCGAGAATCGACTTAAGAAGCTTCCAGTCCTGGTGATAGAAGTTGAGTCCGGACTGCTGGTGACTTCTACTTTGGTCTCTGTTGAGTTGGAAATGGCAGTGCTCACCTCTGAATCACTGGTGGTTAAAGCCTGGGACTGCTTGGCCATCTCCGCCCTATTTTTTTGACTATTGGCGGATATTTGCTCTAAGATCACCTTGGTGTCATCACGCAGGTTACTACTGAAGATTACATTTGAGGTTGAAGCAGACAACCTGGACTGAGATGTAGATGTGTGTTTGGGTGGAGAAGTAGATGCTAGTTTAGTGGTCTTGTCCTCAGTCTCAAACACCGGTGTTGGCTCAGAGATCTCAGTTTTAGACAGACGTCTTAAGGCATTATTCTGTTTCTCTACTTTAGCAGCATCTGAAactgcctcctcttctgccttcttCTCTTTTTGTGATTGAAGAAATTGCTTGAGCCTCATGGACCCTCTTCGGATGAACTCCATTGGTGTCGGCTCTGTTTTTGACAGTTCTTCTTCTGATTTGgttaaggtggtggtggtggatggAGAAGTGATGGCAGGAATGGGGTTTTGGGACATACTTTCTAGAGCATTGCCAAACAGAAGACCAGAGTTTGGTTTGCTTGGTGGCTTTGGCACTTCAACCTCTGGAAGTTTTGGTTCATCTGTAATTTCAGTGATAATGGGCCCACTCTCTTTCGGCTCAAGAAGGGAAGCCGTGCTGCTGTTTATTGTTTTGATACTTGAGACCCTTTGTTCAACCTTGGTAATGGAGCTTGTCGGTCTATCTTTGCTGAAAAGGTCCTGGAACTGAGAGGTGACTGAAGACCGATACTGTGACTCAAAGAGTGTTCGACTAAATGAATCTTTGTCCAGAAGTTTGGATTCCAGGGATTTGTAAGCCACAGTTTCagtagtgttttttttctgtccatcctctttctcctcctggatGACTTTAGAGGCCGCTTTGGCttgcactatggaggtcacttcgTTGTCTTTGCTGCCACTTCTGTACTTCTCCAGAATCTCAGCTACTTTGGAGGATGTCTTTATGACCTCATTGTCTTTGACCACCTCACTTGTACTCTGCTCCTTTTGAATAACTTGCACAGCTTCGGTTGTAGAACCATGCTGCTCCAGTTTAGAGTTGCTAAATATAAGGGAGGACCTTAAGCGGGAACTTCTTTGAAGCAAGGGGTTAGTCCGTGACCGGAAGGAATCATGTCGTGATAGGAAGGAATCTTCTTTCTCCTTGTCTAACAAGGATATCTCTTTGCTTGTGTCTACTTGCGGAGGGGTCTCACTAACAGCTAATATGGGTTTATACGGTGGGATGGGATCAATAGAATACCTTGACAATGTCTCACTTGTAGTTACTGGTTTTTCTATAGGAACAGAAGCTTCCTCAAAAGGTTCTGAATCTAAAGCCATCATCATTCCTTCCTCTTCCTGGTCTGGCTGAATTCCACTCAAGTACGAGGAGATGCGCCAGCTCCGTAGACCTTGCTtgttttcttgaatttttttgTCTGCATCTTGATCTTGAAAAAACTGCTTTTGCTCGGTGCTCTGTTTTTGTGTGGGCGACATTTGACACATGAACTTCTGACGACTTTGTGATCTTTGGCCAAATCTTTCTTCGCTCCCCAGAACTACCTGGTCTGAGCCATGTTTAACCTCTCGAGATGAGTTGGAGGGGTTGTAGCCCAGCCTTGTGTGTGGCCCCTCAATAGCATAATTACCTTCTCCCTGCAATGTTTTATAATGAGGAAACCTGGAATCCATGTCATCGGTGTCTTGCAAACCCTGACGGTTGCCTCGAATCTTCTCGAAGAGTCCTTGTGTCCGCCCTGTACGATCCATTTGTAGAAACTGACTTTTCTGGAACTGACTTGACTGGAAGCGGTACTCATTATTGTCAGTGTTCATATACATTTGCCTGGCGTATTGTTTAGAAGCTGTGTAGTTCTCGAAGGTGCCTTCTGCAAAGCTGTGCCTCTTAAAGGCATCAACATCCAAGTGTTTGTTTTGCATGAAGGACATCTGCATTTTATCCATTTGCGTTTGCATCTGCATGTGTTCTGGAACCTTTGGCCCATGGAATCTCATGGCAGTAGGGTCTACTGTCTGTCTCATCATGTCATCTCTGCGGAATGCCTGCATGTAATGGCGGTCCAGATCTACACCAAAGGAGTTGAAAGAGTTCTGGGAGCTGTCATCTCTAGGGTACATGAAGTGAAGCTTTCGTTCAAAGAAAGGGCGTTGGCCGGCAAACGGGACCATCCCCATGTAGGGTTTTTCCATCTTCAAAGCATTCTCAGGGGGGATAAGTGGTTCAGACTGGGCAAACAGAATCCGGAATTCTTCATCAAAGCTCGAAACCAGTTCTCCCTGGAAGATGTGCGCTATGCTGCGGTGGATCTTCTCAAATGACCACATAAAGCTGTAAAGAGAAAAGAACATGGCTTTAGCCTCatcaaaaacacacaaaaaaacattCAAAAATTACAGCAAACTCCATCACATCAAAACATGTTCCATTGTTACTACTGTATGACTACCCCCAATGGCTGCTGTTACTGTGGCCTTAAGGATTATCACTCCATCATTGTTATATTCTCAGTATATGATTTTACAATGATACCCAAGTGCTCTGTGTGTCAGTCTCCACCTCAGTTGTAGCATGCCTTTTTATAAGAAGCTCAGGATGAATGGAGCTATGGGATTCTAAAACTCTAGGGCCCACCGTTTTTGTCAGAAATATGCAAACTACAGTCTTCTCTTCAAACTTGCTGTAATACAGCTGTCGTTATATCAACCAGGCAAATAACGTGTATCTCACCTGTATGTACCACTGAGCACCACTGTACAGTCCACTAGCATGAACTTCTCCAGAAGGTTACCCTTGAACGTGGTGCCTGTCCTGCAGAAATACGTGGGGCCAGAGACGGTCCGCACCCTCAGGAACTGTGAAGGAAGAAGAGTCACATGAATATAATGTGCAATATCACAAGGATCTATGTTTCATGTTCAGACGACTGAATCCAATGGTCCGGTATAGATAAGGGGCAAGTAGCAAGAACTTTTCATGACTAGAAATGCCAATATTACTCAAACTATCCCACACTGaaatggataaaaaataaatgatttccAAGTCTCTACTTTTGGTAGCTACAATTCAGAAGAAGAAATGATTGATGATTGTTTATGGTGTAGTGGACTGCAGAGGCAATGGGACAGGTGGCATGTGAGACACAAGCTCCCCAGGCGTGGCCGCTCTGTACTGTCATAAATACAGGGAGTCACCCCAGGGTGGGGGAGAGATATTTACAGGTAAATGGAGGGACAGAAGAAATGTCATTAGTCTGAGGCACGAGGTTTACAGTGAGAGGACAAGTCTACAAAATGTTCTGACTCAAACCAGAAGTCCTGTCCACCATCCTGCAGCAAGACGAGGGGGACATGAGGATTCGAATAGCCATATAAACAATGAGTGCCACCACTCGTTGCCATAAAGAAGTTAAAACAATAAACTTGTTTCCATCAAGTTAAACTCCAAGTACAAACACATCCATTGAGGCCCCTGCCGCGTTTTGAACCCTGAGCATGACCTTAGTTTTAGGGTTGATACCAATAGCTGCCCTGTTTAAACTGGACAACGATCGGCTCATTCGGCCGATCATCCACCCATGTAAAAGGGCCCCCAGATATACTCTGACTGAGAGCTCAGCATGATGGAATAAACGGTGTTGGTTTTCATTTCTTATTCTTGAACAGGATCGGCGGACGTTGTTTATAAGGCTATTCGAGCGCTCCCCGACCCTCTGGTGCTCCTCGCTGCACCGGATTTAGGAATAGGATTACAGGGAGCGGAATGATCTTTTTCTCTTGATTTTGATATGGCTCATGCAGCCGGGTGGCACAGGTAATGAGGCGATGCATGTGATGACTTTGTGTAGCCTTACCCCATAGGGAAGCGCTGAGGTTGTGTCACCACAACATTAACCCCTGGTGTCACAGTTGTTGCAGGTCACACTCCTCCCTATGGGCTGTCACATGACCAATGACACCTACACTACAAAGTCGTACCCTTGCATGCTCGCTCACAATCATTCACACGGCGGTTTTATTTGTCTTATTTATATAAACTTTTGGAAAAACATGAGTCCGCCAAGTATAATCTCCAGTAACGTCCCCTGCAGTGAACGCAGTAGAAGAACCGCTCCTCCGACCCGAGGGGATAACACTCCAAGGAGCCAAACCCACATAGCAATGGAAACACATTACAGGAGGAAAAAACTAAATGGAGGAAGGAAGAAAAGAAAGAGGGAAgggaaggaggaaagggggaGAAAATAAAGGAAGGAAAAGGGAATGAAGAAAGGAAGACGGAATTAAGGTAAAGAGGGAAGAAAGAAAACATGAATGGGAGGGAAGAAAAGAGGGAggaagaaggggaaggaggggaattTAGCATGACACAGATATTCAAAGAGCAAAGAAGAGAATCCGTGTGTCAGGCCCTGCATTCGGAGTAGCAGAACAGTTTTGGCCGGAGTGTCCATTTATTTGTAGACGAGACTGGAGCATTAATGCTCTGCGTTCAAGGGTCTGAACTCGTTGCAGAATCTAGAGTTCCCAGAGAGTATTTTATGTACAGGATTTACAGTTCACATATCCACGCCATACACGTCAGATATGGATGACCTTTGTACCCCAGCTGAGCGAGATCTCTTAGTCAGCAGCTGCCGTACCAGCTGCCGTACCGCCTGCCCCTCCCTGTGGCCCCTGCCAGTGTTTACCAATGGTGGAGAGGAAACTGTCATCCCACTCGGACAGTAATTACCAGCGGCTGCACATTGATAAACACGATACCAAGATCctctacagcaggcatgctcaacctgcggccctccagctgttgcaaaactacaactcccagcttgcctgaacagcctacagctatcagcctacagtagggcattgtgggagtggtagttttacaacagctggagggccgcaggttgagcatgcctgctctacagCAAGACCAACATCACATAACATGAAGCTCCTGGACCCCAGGGCAAAATCTGTACCAGTGCCCCTACCTGTCATGTGCCATTTGTAATCATGGTGAATTCTTATATGGCAGAGGTATCTTTGGAACCTCTCAGTCACCAAGGCTCGAGTGCAACCGCTGCCTCGGCATCTCCTATTGCTATGTCTCTTCCTTCAACTGAGAAGCTAGCCGAGGGGTTTTCTTTAGTGTTCTCACCTCTACAAAGTTCAGGTTGACCCTACACTTAGACGCCATGTCAAGAAAGTGCTGACAGTTCATCTCATCCAGGATGATGTAGACTGGAACACGTCGGGCAGCAGCATCTAGGAGATCTGAGAGGATGTCTACATCGGTGAAGAAGTCCATGACAATCCCAATGACCTGAAATACAGAAAGGATACAATGTAACAACAGAAACAAAATGTACAAATAAATATATGACTGCAGCGATTCTGGGATAATCGCACATCAGGAGTGGACAGAGGAGCGCCAAAGGGGAGTGGACAGAGGAGCGCCAAAGGGGAGTGGACAGAGGAGCGCCAAAAAGGAGTGGACAGAGGAGCGCCAAAGGGGAGTGGACAGAGGAGCGCCAAAGGGGAGTGGACAGAGGAGCGCCAAAGGGGAGTGGACAGAGGAGCGCCAAAGGGGAGTGGACAGAGGAGCGCCAAAGGGGAGTGGACAGAGGAGCGCCAAAGGGGAGTGGACAGAGGCGCGCCAAAGGGGAGTGGACAGAGGCGCGCCAAAGGGGAGTGGACAGAGGAGCGCCAAAGGGGAGTGGACAGAGGAGCGCCAAAGGGGAGTGGACAGAGGAGCGCCAAAAAGGAGTGGACAGAGGAGCGCCAAAGGAGAGTGGACAGAGGAGCGCCAAAGGAGAGTGGACAGAGGAGCGCCAAAGGAGAGTGGACAGAGGAGCGCCAAAGGAGAGTGGACAGAGGAGCGCCAAAGGAGAGTGGACAGAGGAGCGCCAAAGGAGAGTGGACAGAGGAGCGCCAAAGGAGAGTGGACAGAGGAGCGCCAAAGGAGAGTGGACAGAACAGCGCCAAAGGGGAGTGGACAGAAGGAGCCCGGAGAAGCCCGGACAGAGGAGCCCGGAGAAGCACGGACAGAGGAGCCCGGAGAAGCACGGACAGAGGAGCCCGGAGAAGCACGGACAGAGGAGCCCGGAGAAGCACGGACAGAGGAGCCCGGAGAAGCACGGACAGAGGAGCCCGGAGAAGCACGGACAGAGGAGCCCGGAGAAGCACGGACAGAGGAGCCCGGAGAAGCACGGACAGAGGAGCCCGGAGAAGCACGGACAGAGGAGCCCGGAGAAGAGTGGGCAGAAGGGCTTGGAGAAGAGTGGACAGAGGAGCCaggagaggatgtctggatggtGGGGCAGAGGATGTCTGCAAAGGAACATAGGGGTCTGAAGGGGATACAGGGGTCTGGGGGGACAGAGGTATCTGGAGATGTGACAGAGAAGTCTGTCTGATAGTGGCTTGTCTTACTCTTCCCATTTAAATAAACAGACTGAGCTGAGTGTCCATGTTtgtcctgtgacatcatcacGTAGCTACACACAGCAACATGACATTATTTTGACAGAATATGCAATCTGGGAACACTGGGTTCCTGAAAGTATATGGAATTATGGACGCAGGAAGCTACAATAAAAAAGACATCAGAAATAACATCCAACACAAGGATACAAAGTGCTGCTAGACACCGACGATAACACAGACCCCACCAAATACCAAGAAAATTTTGTAAACACCACCAGAATGGTACTATACACATGTATTctaccactagacaccagggacacaGGTATTctaccactagacaccagggacacaGGTATTCTACCActagactccggagacagaggtattctaccactagactccggagacagaggtattctaccactagactccggagacagaggtattctaccactagactccggagacagaggtattctaccactagactccggagacagaggtattctaccactagactccggagacagaggtattctaccactagactccggagacagaggtattctaccactagactccggagacagaggtattctaccagtagactccgagacagaggtattctaccagtagactccggagacagaggtattctaccagtagactccggagacagaggtattctaccagtagactccggagacagaggtattctaccatagactccggagacagaggtattctaccagtagactccggagacagaggtattctaccagtagactccggagacagaggtattctaccagtagactccgagacagaggtattctaccagtagactccggagacagaggtattctaccagtagactccggagacagaggtattctaccagtagactccggagacagaggtattctaccagtagactccggagacagaggtattctaccagtagactccggagacagaggtattctaccagtagactccggagacagaggtattctaccagtagactccggagacagaggtattctaccagtagactccggagacagaggtattctaccagtagactccggagacagaggtattctaccagtagactccggagacagaggtattctaccagtagactccggagacagaggtattctaccagtagacctccggagacagaggtattctaccagtagactccgagacagaggtattctaccagtagactccggagacagaggtattcataccagtagactccggagacagaggtattctaccagtagactccggaggacagaggtattctaccatagactccggagacagaggtattctaccagtagactccggagacagaggtattctaccagtagactccggagacagaggtattctaccagtagactccggagacagaggtattctaccagtagactccggagacagaggtattctaccagtagactccggagacagaggtattctaccagtagactccggagacagaggtattctaccagtagactccggagacagaggtattctaccagtagactccggagacagaggtattctacagtagactccggagacagaggtattctaccagtagactccggagacagaggtattctaccagtagactccggagacagaggtattctaccagtagactccggagacagaggtattctaccagtagactccggagacagaggtattctaccagtatactccggagacagaggtattctaccagtagactccggagacagaggtattctaccagtagactccggagacagaggtattctaccagtagactccggagacagaggtattctaccagtagactccggagacagaggtaggtatctaccagtagactccggagacagaggtattctaccagtagactccggagacagatgtattctaccagtagactccggaggACAGAGGTATTCtccagtagactccggagacagaggtattctaccagtagactccggagacagaggtattctaccagtagacctccggagacagaggtagtctacagtagactccggagacagagggtattctaccagtagagctccggagacagaggtagtGCTACtcagtagactccggagacagaggtattctacaAGTAGACTCCGAGACAGAGGTATTCTaaccagtagactccggagacagaggtattataccagtagactccggagacagaggtttcgaccagtagactccggagacagaggtattctacaCAGTAGACTCCGGGAGAAACAGAGGTATTCTAAacagtagactccggagacagagtGTATTCTACCAttagactccggagacagaggtattctaccagtagactccggagacagaggtattctaccagcTAAACGACCTCCGGAGAACAGAGGTATTCTAACCaagtagactccggagacagaggtattcctaccagtagactccggagacagagtGTATTCTACCAttagactccggagacagaggtattctaccagtagactccggagacagaggtattctaccagtaggactccggagacagaggtattctaccagtagactccggagacagaggtattctaccagtagactccggagacagaggtattctaccagtagactccggagacagaggtattctaccagtagactccggagacagaggtattctaccagtagactccggagacagaggtattctaccagtagactccggagacagaggtattctaccatagactccggagacagagggattctaccagtagactccggagacagaggtattctaccagtagactccggagacagaggtattctaccagtagactccgagacagaggtattctaccagtagactccggagacaggaggtattctaccagtagacccgagacagaggtattctaccagtagactccggagacagaggtattctaccagtagactccggagacagaggtattctaccagtagactccggagacagaggtattctaccagtagactccggagacagaggtattctaccagtagactccggagacagaggtattctaccagtagactccggacGACAAGtgtattctaccagtagactccggagacagaggtattctaccagtagactccggagacagaggtattctaccagtagaactccggagacagagggtattctaccagtagactccggagacagaggtaattctaccagtagactccggagacagaggtattctaccagtagactccggagacagaggtattctaccagtttcgactccggagacagaggtattctaccagtagactccggagacagaggtattctaccagtagactccgagacagaggtattctaccagtagactccggagacagaggtattctaccagtagactccggagacagaggtattctaccagtagacctccggagacagaggtattctaccagtagactccggagacagaggtattctaccagtagactccggagacagaggtattctaccagtagaactccggagacagaggattctaccagtagactccggagacagaggtattctaccagtagactccggagacagaggtattctaccagtagactccggagacagaggtattctaccagtagactccggagacagaggtattctaccagtagactccggagacagaggtattctaccagtagactccggagacagaggtattctaccagtagactccggagacagaggtattctaccagtagactccggagacagaggtattctaccagtagactccggagacagaggtattct
The window above is part of the Bufo gargarizans isolate SCDJY-AF-19 unplaced genomic scaffold, ASM1485885v1 fragScaff_scaffold_250_pilon, whole genome shotgun sequence genome. Proteins encoded here:
- the FAM83H gene encoding protein FAM83H codes for the protein MMRVVVLVPSTWAFCPCRGWSRVRYLYKVCSLPSLWCRPMARRSQSSSQGDNPLDPNYLPPHYKEYYRIAIDVLAEEGPEAYERFLAEEGAPDFLSHSEIDHISKHLQRPPEPTQESLYPDLVYSGQEEDDGSSGTYWPMHSDTAAPELDLGWPTVFGFQGTEVTTLIHPPPPESPSIKEEVRRMIRSAQQVIGIVMDFFTDVDILSDLLDAAARRVPVYIILDEMNCQHFLDMASKCRVNLNFVEFLRVRTVSGPTYFCRTGTTFKGNLLEKFMLVDCTVVLSGTYSFMWSFEKIHRSIAHIFQGELVSSFDEEFRILFAQSEPLIPPENALKMEKPYMGMVPFAGQRPFFERKLHFMYPRDDSSQNSFNSFGVDLDRHYMQAFRRDDMMRQTVDPTAMRFHGPKVPEHMQMQTQMDKMQMSFMQNKHLDVDAFKRHSFAEGTFENYTASKQYARQMYMNTDNNEYRFQSSQFQKSQFLQMDRTGRTQGLFEKIRGNRQGLQDTDDMDSRFPHYKTLQGEGNYAIEGPHTRLGYNPSNSSREVKHGSDQVVLGSEERFGQRSQSRQKFMCQMSPTQKQSTEQKQFFQDQDADKKIQENKQGLRSWRISSYLSGIQPDQEEEGMMMALDSEPFEEASVPIEKPVTTSETLSRYSIDPIPPYKPILAVSETPPQVDTSKEISLLDKEKEDSFLSRHDSFRSRTNPLLQRSSRLRSSLIFSNSKLEQHGSTTEAVQVIQKEQSTSEVVKDNEVIKTSSKVAEILEKYRSGSKDNEVTSIVQAKAASKVIQEEKEDGQKKNTTETVAYKSLESKLLDKDSFSRTLFESQYRSSVTSQFQDLFSKDRPTSSITKVEQRVSSIKTINSSTASLLEPKESGPIITEITDEPKLPEVEVPKPPSKPNSGLLFGNALESMSQNPIPAITSPSTTTTLTKSEEELSKTEPTPMEFIRRGSMRLKQFLQSQKEKKAEEEAVSDAAKVEKQNNALRRLSKTEISEPTPVFETEDKTTKLASTSPPKHTSTSQSRLSASTSNVIFSSNLRDDTKVILEQISANSQKNRAEMAKQSQALTTSDSEVSTAISNSTETKVEVTSSPDSTSITRTGSFLSRFSRPSQTSPEDRDNLLKRMESIRKEKRVYSRFEVFCKKEEPNQAEEIEDDSKDKKVGKLLGKLGTLIKK